Part of the Candidatus Poribacteria bacterium genome, GAAATAGTCCTGTGAACCGTAAGTATTATAGGCATCTCTTAGAAATTGACAGTCGTATTTAGTGTCTATTTTACTGAGATATTTCCGCTATGTCAAGTAGAATTCATCTATCGTCTGAATCAGGATTTACAGGATTCAAGGATTTACAAGATTCTGGAGATGGAACCTATTTTTCTTCACGCCCCTTTCAACTTTTAACTTCACAGCTCCACAACTTTTGACCGCCGACTGCTATAGGACTTACGCAATTTCCTATGAGTATCCACGGCCCGCACACCGCTGGCGAGGTTTCAAACCTCGCCAGCAAAGGGTGCTGCGTAAGTCCTGTGCTAGTACAAAAATTTTCTTGCGGTTTTAGAAATAATATGTTAAAATAGCGTAATATGGGTATCTGAATGCGGTGAAAAGCCGTCAGAGGACACCTGCATAACTCGAAAATCCAATATAGGAAGACCGCGCTTCTCATGCGCACGCTCAACAGGAGAAATAACAATGGCAAATGGATTCACACGATTTTTTAAGGCTATCTGGTACACGCTGACAGGAAAGGCACACGAATCCGCGGATAGAATGATGGAAAACCCGGAAGCCGTCAGAGGGGCTTACGAAGACATCATCAACGACAAAAAGGGGAACATCCAACGCTATAAGCAAGCAATCGGACAACTCATCGCACTCGTTGAACAGAAAAGATCTACGGTCAAAAGCCTTACCGATGAAGTCGAGCGACTCGAAGAGCTTAAATCAGGAGCAATCGCCAAGGCCCAGCAGACCGCTGCTCAATTACAAGGTGAAGGACTCTCACAGGAAGAAATCAAGGTGCACAGTGAATATACGCGATGCGTCACTGCTTATCAAGACTTCAATTCTAACTTAGTGGAGAAAACCGATCGGATCACGGAACTCGAAAACGAGATTGAAAGTGCGCAAACGGATATTGAGTCCCATAAACTTCAGATTACAAGTCTCCATCGGGATTTAGATAAGATTAAGTCCGAACAGTCTGAGGCAGTTGCGGATTTGATTACGGCACGGGAACAAGAGGAAATCGCCGATATGCTCTCCGGTATCAGCATGGACGGCACTTCTGCCGAATTGGGTCGGATGCGCGAAATACGTGAGAAAGCGAAAGCGCGTTCAACAGTCGCACAGGAGTTAGCTGGAACCGATTCAAAAAGCGAAGAGGAAGAATTCCTCACCGCTGCGCGTTCCTCCGCTACTAACGACGAATTTGACTCCCTAATTTTTGGAGCACAGCAGACTGATGCAAAGACAGAAACGGACACCAAAAAGACGGCAGATTCCGATTCTGAACTGCCGGTATAATGCGCTACAAAAACGCAGCATCTTACCTGTAGATTGCTATTTCAAATAGAAGGGAGCGACGTGCCATAGCCGTTAAAAGTCCAACCTATACATTCCGGAAAGAAGCCGGACTGCTTATCAATTCGGGCACCTCTCGTAGCCTCGTCCTATCTGGAAATATCCATGATCTCTTCTTCGTCCGTGACGGAGAGGATACGGATTATATTCCACTCGTCCCCTTTTTGAGGCGCAGCTGGGACATTCCAGGGTTCATCCTCATCGTTTACGAACTCAATGGACCCATCCGCTTTGCGAAAGCGGCTGAACGCGAAAAAGTTAAGCGAGCGTTCAATCTATGGCGAGGCTCAACTGAGCCAAATCTTGACACAAATGCCAAAATTGGTGCCCCGCGCCTAATACAAGGAGCCCTTGAACGCACCGCCGATGAACCCGCTGATACCTCTTTTACGCAATACATGAACGATGCAATCGGCAGTCCGACGTTGGCACTTGAACTCCTACGGCAGTTCTGCCTGCTCTCCCGCACCACGAACACGCAAGGTGAAAAACTACTCTCAGAAAAATTGATAATCCTGATTGAAGCAACGGACATGTTGCTACCGGAAGGCGAAATTCGGAGCTTGTCGTTACAGGACAGGCATCGGGTCAGTATCGTTCAAGATTGGATATCGGACTCCAGTTTCATGGAGGGTAACGATTCCGTTATCTTCATCGCAGAATCGGCAAGTCTCTTGAACTCTCGGATTACAAGACTTCCACAAGTCATCACCGTTGAAATACCGGCACCGGGGATGGAGGAACGTCAACATTTCATCTCATGGTTTAACAACACACCGAAACTGGTGGACAAACCGCTAAACCTTTGGGGCACGCAATCCCAACTCGCGATGCTCACAGCGGGGTTATCCATTCAAGCCCTGCGACAGATGCTTCTTTCGGCGCGTTACTCCGGTGAGAAACTGCAACCCGATGACGTTATCAATAAAGTGTCCGAATTCATCCAAGCGCAGTTAGGCGAAGATGTCGTCGAGTTCAAAAAGCCGGCACACAGTCTCAAGGACATCGTTGGCAACCAGAAATTGGTGGATTTTCTGAAGGCGCAATTGATTCCGCGTATCACCTCAACCGGTCCCGATGCGATCCCCGGCATGAGCGTCTGTGGTCCGATTGGTAGCGGAAAAACGTTCATTTTCGAGGGACTCGCCGGTGAACTCGACATCCCAGTGCTCGTCCTCAAGAACATTCGGAGTATGTGGTTCGGACAAACAGATGTTATCTTTGAACGACTCCGACGATTGCTGATGGCTCTTGTGAAGGTGCTCATCTTTGTTGATGAAGCCGATACGCAATTTGGCAGTGTCGGGACGGACGCACACAGTACAGAACGGCGTTTGACAGGAAAAATACAGGCGATGATGTCGGATCCGCAACTCCGTGGCAACATCACATGGCTTCTTATGACGGCTCGTATCTACCAGCTCTCACCCGACCTACGACGAGAGGGCAGAGTCGGGGATATGGTAATCCCGGTGCTTGACCCGCGGGGAGAAGATCGCGAGGCGTTCCTCCGCTGGACACTCTCCAAAGTCCTTCCCGGTCCCCTCCCGGAAGATGCAGTCGAACGCCTTGTGAAACTCACCGAAGACTATTCCGCAGCGAGCTTCGCATCGCTACGTTCCGACTTGGAAGCTGCCAGTCTCATCAAAAAGGACACATTGACGCTCGATGAAATCCTCGCTGTCGCGGAAGACCGCATCTTACCGAACATCGGTCCAATCCGACACTATCAAACCTTGCAGGCACTTGTCAATTGCACACGAAAATCTCTACTCCCCGGTGACTATTCCACTGAGATTCGAGAATCGTGGATGAAAGAGATCGCCCATCTCGAAGCGATGGGTGTTAGAGATCGATAACCTGTCCAGTGGCTGCGGAGCGGTAACCGGCACAGATAATTTCCACGGAATGCGCGGCAAATTCTGCGTTCATTTCGCTCTCCTTTTCGTTTTCAATACAATCGACAAATGCCCCGAATTCCCGCGCACTATCGTCATTACTGCCGACATCTATCCACTGTTGCTTGGGTTGCATGCCAATCCCAGCTTGCGTGCTACTCCACATTCCCATTGGATCGAGCGGATGCGGGGTCGGTGGTTCAAACGCAGGTTCAGCCGCATATACCTCCAAACGGTTCGCTGATGCGTCAAAGGTCAGGTTACCTTCAGTGCCAACAAGATGCACCTTTCGGACACCCCCTTGGGCATGACTCTGCCACCCGTAACGTCCACCGACAATTGTGGCTGTAATTCCATCTTCCAATGTCAGGAGTAAAGCCCCGAAGTCTTCAACACCGCAGCCGAGGTGTTCCTTAAAGAAGTAGTTCGCCGTTCCACCGAACACACGCTGCACGCGTTTCTGCGTCAACCAATTCACCATAGATACGGCGTAGACCCCGACATCGAACATTTCAGGTTTCGCTTCAACAAAGCTGTAGCGTTCACGCTCGGCTTTTTCGACCCTTTTTTGCCCGACGGGCGCGCTCCCAGGATGTCCTTTGGAGAACAGGACATCACAATGAACCGCCCGAAGTTCGCCGATACTTCCACTTGTCAACGCTTGCTGGACGGTGCGTGCCCATGCACTATAAATGTTGCTGAACATCTGAGTTCGCACGCCACTTTTCGCAACCGCTGCAACGATCTTTTCTGCACCTTCTGGGGTGAATGCCATCGGTTTATCGAGATAGACATGCTTCCCCGCTTCCGCACACTTCGCGCCTATACGCCCGCGACGCTCTACATCTGTACAGAGACTCACGATTTGCACATCCTCACGTGCAAGTGCCTCGTCGAGATCAGGGATAAACGGCAAATCCATAGATTCAGCAAGCGAACGCGCCAACGTAATCCGCTCTGGTGGCGCATTGGGCTCATCAGCGAACGCCACTAACCGACAGCGTGCATCCTGCGCAAAACTCAAGGCGTAATTCTCTTGATGCGTGCGATTCCCACCGAGTAGGAGAACCCCATATTTTCCATCCTGTTGCATGTTTAAGCCTCCAATGTAATAGGTTGACCGCTCTCAAGCGATTGCGTGATAGCCTCTGTCAATTCACCCGTGGCCCCTAACTGCGGCGATGTAGCATTCAGATAGTGCCTACCCACCGGCGTTTCATGATAGATAACGCCTTTATTACCAACCAGCATAATGTCAATCGCTGTCTCGGCTTCGACCCGATTGACACTCAACAACGCCATCTGCCCTCCGACATAGTGAACCATTACCGTAACCTGTGTTGCGTCTGTGCCTCCTTGTGCATAGACGCGTCCGGGTGATGAGGGCATCCATCCATTCGCGAGTGCCGCCATTTCTGCTACCGGGGATAACAGATTTGCTGAATCACTTGCTACGTTCAGGACGCACCGAAGAAACACTGGACTCCCAATCCGCTCTTTCTCAAGCACAGACTGGACAGACTTTTTAAGCAATTCCATTTCTTCTCCTTTCCAAATAGATAACTCAGAGCCATTCAACTGTCGGTCTCTTAGGCATTTCCGCGCACGGATTGCGAGCATGCAGAAACACCCCAGCAAAACACTCGCTCCTACAGCGAAGAGCCCTCGATCAAAAGATCGAAATTATTGGAGAATTGAATGCCTCTGACAGACAATCAAAAAATCATTGACGAACCTGCAGACCTTATGCTATAGTGTGTATAATTATCGGTTATCAGTTACAAGAGGGTTCTGTTAGACGAAAACCACTTAACTCTACGCAGGTCTCCTATGGAGGCTTGCGGGACAATGCGAGGCAAACCGAAACGGTTTTCGTAGAAAACCCGAACCGACAGATGACAACTATAAATGGAGGAAAACAATGCCACTGAAAACCCTTGAACAACTCGTTGCCGAGGCGAAAGCGAACGTCGGACACATTTCACCCGCCGAACTCACAGAGACGGAACAATCGGTTGTCCTGATAGATGTCCGTGACGAACCGGATTACGACGAAGAACATCTCCCGG contains:
- a CDS encoding ATP-binding protein, with translation MRRSWDIPGFILIVYELNGPIRFAKAAEREKVKRAFNLWRGSTEPNLDTNAKIGAPRLIQGALERTADEPADTSFTQYMNDAIGSPTLALELLRQFCLLSRTTNTQGEKLLSEKLIILIEATDMLLPEGEIRSLSLQDRHRVSIVQDWISDSSFMEGNDSVIFIAESASLLNSRITRLPQVITVEIPAPGMEERQHFISWFNNTPKLVDKPLNLWGTQSQLAMLTAGLSIQALRQMLLSARYSGEKLQPDDVINKVSEFIQAQLGEDVVEFKKPAHSLKDIVGNQKLVDFLKAQLIPRITSTGPDAIPGMSVCGPIGSGKTFIFEGLAGELDIPVLVLKNIRSMWFGQTDVIFERLRRLLMALVKVLIFVDEADTQFGSVGTDAHSTERRLTGKIQAMMSDPQLRGNITWLLMTARIYQLSPDLRREGRVGDMVIPVLDPRGEDREAFLRWTLSKVLPGPLPEDAVERLVKLTEDYSAASFASLRSDLEAASLIKKDTLTLDEILAVAEDRILPNIGPIRHYQTLQALVNCTRKSLLPGDYSTEIRESWMKEIAHLEAMGVRDR
- a CDS encoding Gfo/Idh/MocA family oxidoreductase, with the translated sequence MQQDGKYGVLLLGGNRTHQENYALSFAQDARCRLVAFADEPNAPPERITLARSLAESMDLPFIPDLDEALAREDVQIVSLCTDVERRGRIGAKCAEAGKHVYLDKPMAFTPEGAEKIVAAVAKSGVRTQMFSNIYSAWARTVQQALTSGSIGELRAVHCDVLFSKGHPGSAPVGQKRVEKAERERYSFVEAKPEMFDVGVYAVSMVNWLTQKRVQRVFGGTANYFFKEHLGCGVEDFGALLLTLEDGITATIVGGRYGWQSHAQGGVRKVHLVGTEGNLTFDASANRLEVYAAEPAFEPPTPHPLDPMGMWSSTQAGIGMQPKQQWIDVGSNDDSAREFGAFVDCIENEKESEMNAEFAAHSVEIICAGYRSAATGQVIDL